TCCGGTTGCACAACTCGCCGCTTTTGATGGCGCTTTTTGAACCACGGATCGGGAAATTGGATCGTTACCCGTTGCAACACTCCCACCGGGAGAGACGCTAGCAACGGCTGAAGGGAATTATTGGCATTGCAGAATAGATAATGCAAATTGGTTAAGCCCAATTCGTCGCGAATTTGGTTAGCTTCTTCTACCAAGGGTTCGCGAATTTCTAGGCCTAAAAAATTCCATTGGGGCAGTGCTTGTGCCATCTTCAAGACAAACCTGCCCCGCGCGCAACCAATATCGAGGTGTAACGGTTGCTGCACCTTGCCATACAGATTGTCCCATTGGGGCGGCGCAATGGAAGTTTGGTATTTTTCCGCGAGGGGGTTAACGTGTTCGCGAACTCGCACTCGTGCCATATCTAGGGGTCAGAGGGTTTACATTAAATTTAGGATCGAGTCGTTTTTTAAAATCATGAGTCTCAGTTTCCGCTTTGCGATTATTAGCGACTTGCATATTGCACTCCCCCAAACCATTTGGGATCATCCGAGTCGCTTTCACCTGGTAGAAGTTAGCATTCCTGCCTTAGAACAGGCTTTAACGCACTTAGGCGAATTGGATCTTGATTTTCTCTTATTACCGGGAGATTTAACTCAGCACGGCGAACCTGAGAATCATGCTTGGTTGCAACAACGACTGGCAAAACTGCCTTATCCAGTCTACGTTGTTCCCGGCAATCATGACGTTCCCGTTCTCGAAGCGTGCGATCGCGCTATTGGGTTCGCCGAGTTTCCCCACTACTATCGCAAATACGGCTATCGCGATCCCAGCCAACTGTACTATAGCTGCGAAGTTTTACCGGGCGTGCGGCTGATTGGCTTAAATTCCAATCAATTTGACGATCGCGGCAAGCAACTGGGATATTTAGATCGCCCCCAACTGGCTTGGTTAGAAACGGTCTTAGCCCAAATCAAAGATGAGATCGTGTTGGTGATGGTGCATCATAACGTTATCGAACATCTACCCGATCAAGCCAAGCATCCCCTCGGACAGCGGTATATGCTGGCGAATGCGCCTGTATTATTAGACCTGTTGCATCAAGCCAGAGTGAAGCTGATTTTTACCGGCCACTTGCACGTTCAAGATATCGCCACAAGTCAAAATCTTTATGAAATTACCACGGGTTCCTTAGTTAGCTATCCCCATCCCTATCGGATTTTACAATTTCACCAAGACGATCGCGGACATCAGGAGTTGCACATCGAATCGCATCGGATCGAAGGGGTTCCCCAGTGGCCGCAATTAGGGCAAACTTCCAGAGAGTGGATGGGCGATCGCTCTAAGCCCTTTATGTTAAGATTGCTGACTCATTCTCCCGCCCAACTCACCCCGGAAGCAGCCGAAGAGTATGTCGAGAGTTTGCGGTATTTTTGGGCTGATATTGCCCAAGGGGATAGTTTATTTGAGTTTCCCCACTTTCCCCCCAGTTTGCAAGCTTACTTTCGGCGCTTTGGGGCAGTTGACGATCGGGGGAAGCCCCGGTTCATTGATAATCATGCCACACTGATCCTATAGCACGCTCCCATTCGGACTTCCTCAGTTTTGGTATTGATAGCGCAAGCTTGATACGTTTCCATCAGGGCAGAATTTGCAGCAAAGTGCTGAGTCAAAAAATACTCAGATGAATGTTTGATTCGCAGATCGCGATTCCTGTAGAAATCGCAGTTCAGCTTGTCCTAACCGTTATGGCTACAGCTATATGAATGCAGAAGTAGAAGTGTCAATCGATCTTCCGGGTTATCGCACTCTTGAAGAAGTGTATGCCAGTTCCAGCACCCTCGTCTATCGAGGCATTCGCGAAGCCGATGGATTGCCAGTGATCTTAAAATTATTGAAAGCTGAGTATCCGACCTTTCAAGAACTGCTGCAATTTCGCAACCAATTGGCGATCGCCCAAAGCCTCAACGCCCCCAACATCATCCAAGCCTACAGCCTCGAATCCTATGGCAACAGTCGCTTTTTAGTCCTCGAAGACTTTGGGGGAATAGCGCTGAGTCAATATGTTGCTAACTCTCCTCTGCCCTTAAAAGAATTTTTAGCGATCGCCATTCAACTGGCGGATATTCTCAATATCCTCTACCACCAGCGGATCGTCCACAAAGATATCAAACCCGCCAATATCCTGATTCATCCCCAAACCCAACACGTCAAACTCACAGACTTCAGCATCGCCTCGCTGTTGCCCAAAGAAGTCCAAGAAATCCAAAACCCGAATATCCTAGAAGGAACCCTCGCCTACCTTTCCCCCGAACAAACCGGACGGATGAATCGCGGAATCGACTACAAAAGCGATTTCTACGCCCTAGGCGTCACCTTCTTTGAACTCCTCACCCAACAACTCCCCTTTCCCACCCTCGATCCAGTAGAACTCGTCCACTGTCACATCGCCAAACGGCCCCCATCGGTTCGCGATCTCAATTCGCGCATTCCGCCCATTTTATCCAACCTGGTCAGCAAGTTGATGGCAAAGAATGCCGAAGACCGCTACCAAAGTGCTTTAGGCTTAAAACACGACCTCGAAGAATGCCTCGATCGACTGGAAACCACCGGGAAAATCGCCGCCTTTCCCCTCGGACAATGGGATGCGTGCGATCGCTTTAGCATCCCCGAAAAACTCTACGGACGCCAAACCGAAGTCCAAACCCTGCTGAATGCCTTTGAACGGATCGCCGCCGAAACCAATAGCCAAGCCGAACTGATCTTAGTATCGGGTGCATCGGGGGTTGGCAAAACTGCTGTGGTGAGCGAAGTCCACAAACCCATTGTCCGCCAGCGCGGCTATTTTATCCAAGGCAAATTTGACCAATTTCAACGCAATATTCCCCTATCAGCCTTTATCCAGGCTGTGCGCGACTTGATGCAGCAATTGCTGTGCGAAACGGACGCGCAACTCGCCTACTTTGCCGAACGCATCCGCGACGCCCTTGCCCCTAGCGCCCAAGTCATTATAGAAGTCATTCCCGAACTTGAGGGCATTATTGGCGAACAGCCTGCGGTTCCCCCCTTAAGCGGAACTGAAGCCCAAAATCGGTTTCGGCTGCTTTTCCAAAAGTTTATTCAAGTCTTTACCACGCCGCAGCATCCCTTAGTCATTTTCCTCGACGATCTGCAATGGGCGGACTCTGCCTCGTTGTCACTGATCCGCCTGCTGGTTGGTGAAATGCAGTCGGGCAACCTTTTAGTAATTGGGGCCTATCGCGATAATGAGGTTGAACCCACCCATCCGCTAGCTGTCACGATCGAGCAATTGATCGGCGATGCTCAGAACAATCCCTTGGTGCATCAAATTGCCCTATCTGCGTTAAAAGCTACCGAACTGAATTATTTAATTGCCGATACCCTGTGTCAGTCGCCGCCCAAAACCAAACCCTTAACCGACTGGGTGTATCAAAAGACGCAAGGGAACCCCTTTTTCGCGACTCAGTTTCTCAAGGCTTTACATGAAGAGGGGGCGATCGCCTTTAATCTCAAAACGGGTTTATGGGAATTTGACTTAGAGCAAATTCAACTGTTCGCCCAAGCCGATGATGTGGTGGAGTTCACCGCCAAACAGTTGCAGAAGTTACCCGATATCGCTCAACAGGTGTTGCAAAAAGCCGCTTGTATCGGTAATCTTTTTGACTTAAGAACCCTGAGCCTGGTTTGTCAAACCTCTCCCGGCGCGATCGCCCGCGATTTGTGGCCGGCTTTGCAAGAGGGGTGGATACAGCCGCAAAACGACCTGTATAAGTTCTTTTATCAAGCCTCGGATCTAGAAAATTGCCAAGATCGCGCCTTAATGCGGCAATGCACGTATAAATTCATGCACGATCGCATTCAGCAAGCGGCCTACACGCTGATTCCGAAAGCCGATAAGCTGGGCGTTCATCTCCAAATTGGACAACTGTTGTGGCAGCAAAGTTCAGAAGAAGAGCGCGAAAATCAGTTATTTGCAATCGTCAATCAACTCAACATCGGTTCATCCCTGTTGCAGGCGCAGTGCGATCGCGTCGAACTGGCTCAACTCAACGAACGGGCAGCCCGCAAAGCGAAAAGGGCGACAGCCTACAGCGTGGCAATTGATTACGCCTGCCAAGGGTTACAATTATTACCCGCCTCAAGTTGGACAAGCGATTACAAACTGACGCGGCGCTTGCATGAAGTAGCGGCTGAGGTGGCTTATCTCCAGGGCGACTTTGAACGGATGCAGGGGTGGATACAAGCGGTTCAGGAGAATGCTCAAACCCTGTTAGACCGCATTAAAGTGTATGAAATTGCCATCCTGAGCCATGTCGCCCAGAGACAATTATTAGAGGCGATCGCGCTAGGTTTAGAAGTCTTAGCTCAATTAGATTGTCCCCTGCCCCTGTCTCCCACTCCCGAAGATAGCGCCACGGCGATCGCTCAACTCAAAGCTATCCCCACCCAATACCGCATTGCCCAATTTGCCGATTTGCCTGTAATGACGGATGCTAATGCTCTCGCGGCTTTGCGGATCGCCAATAATATTTCGACTTCCTGTTATTTAGCGGTTCCCAACCTCTTCCTCCTGATTGTCCTCAAACAGGTGCAACTTTCTATCCGCTACGGGAATACAGCCATTTCTGCGGTTGCCTATGCCCGCGCGGGTATTGGCTTATGTGGGGCGCTGAATAATATTGAAGCAGGTTACGAGTTTGGTCAATTAGCCCTCAGCGTTTCCGAACAATTTGGCGATCCCACCACCCATACGCGGGTTTCCTTAATTGTGGGGGCGCTGACGCTGCCTTGGAAAGACCCTTTGCGCTTGGGTTTGCCCCTGTTGGAAGCAGGCTATCAAACGGGCTTAGAGTCGGGGAATGCGGAAGCGGCGGCCTTGAGCCATTACTATGAAATTCAATCGCGCTATGTTTTGGGCGAAGAACTCGCCGAACTCGATGCCCGGATTGTGGCGCATCGCGATCGCATTGGGCAAATTAAACAAGAAGTCTATTTCAATTTGTGCCAGCAATTGCGCCAAGTCGTTTTAAACCTGATGGGGAAAAGCGAAAATCCTGTGGAATTGATCGGCGCTGACTATGACGAACGGCGATCGCTCTCCCACTATCAACGCCAAAATAACCTCTATGCGCTCTATTGCTTGCACCTGCACAAACTTACCTTAAACTATCTGTTTGGCGACAATACCCAAGCCCTCCACCACGCCCGCCAAGCCGAACGCTGTTTGAACGGTGCAACAGCCCAACCCGTGGTTCCCCTCCTCTACTTCTACGGGGCGCTGGCACGTTTGGCGATCGCCGATACCTCCCCCGAACCCGAACGATCTCAACTGCTGGCTGAGGTTGCCCAAGCGAGCGCTAAACTCGGACATTGGGCATCCCTGGCTCCTAGCAATTTTCTGCATCGATTTTACCTGGTTGAAGCCGAACGCCAACGGATTTTAGACGAGCATGGCGATGCCTTAGAACACTACGATCGCGCCATTGCTTACGCTAAAGAAAACCAATATCAGCCAGATGAAGCCCTCGCCTACGAACTCGCGGCCCAATTTTATCTGAATTGGGGGAAAGAACGGATGGCACAAAATTACCTGATTGACGCTTACTACAGCTACACCCGCTGGGGGGCTAAAGCTAAAGTGGATGCCCTCGCCGCCCGCTATCCTCAACTACTTGCACCCATCTTACAAACCACCCGCCCCCTCTCCAAGGAACCCCTCAGCGTCTCTCATAAAACGGTGACATCCACCTCGGCGGGTGGCGCGTCGGCGGCGTTGGATTTTGCAGCGATTCTCAAAGCCTCTCAAGCTCTTTCTAGCGAAATTCAACTCGAACAACTGCTATCCAACCTCTTGCAGGTGACGATTGAGAATGCCGGGGCAGATAAAGGCGTTCTGTTATTGTTAGAGGACGGGCAATGGCGCGTGGAAGGGGTAGCCCAAATCGGCGAAGCCGCGCAGGTTTTACAATCGGTTCCCCTAGAAGAAAGTCAGGAAATTCCCCTGAGTTTAATCAACCAGGTGAAGCGCCAACCTCAGCCAATTGCCATTAATAACGCTACAGAACATTCCTTTTTCTTAGGCGATGCTTATATTCAGCAAGCACAACCCAAAAGTTTGTTGTGCAATCCCATCTGGCATCAAGGGAAATTGGTGGGAATGCTGTATTTGGAAAATCGTTTAACCGCCGGGGTGTTTACCAGCGATCGCACTCAAGTCTTAAACCTTCTGTGCGCCCAAGCGGCCATTTCGTTAGAAAATGCCCGTCTCTATCAGCGATCGCAGCAAACTTTGGAGGAGTTAAAACAAGCCCAACAACTGCTGCGTCTAGTAATCGATAATATTCCCCAGTGGATTTTCTGGAAAGACCGCAATTCAACCTATCTCGGTTGCAATCAAAGTTTTGCAGAGATTTCCGGCGCGGGTTCGCCAGCGCAAATCCTGGGCAAAACGGATGATGACTTAAAGGGGTTAGCCATTGAAAAGAGTTTGTACCGTCAATGCGATGCTTCTGTGATTGCTACAGGTCAGCCTATCCTAGACTTAGTAGAGACAAAATCCCCAGCCGATGGTCAGCCCATCTGGTTGCAAACCCACAAACTACCCTTGCGCGATCCCCAAGGCGAGATTGTTGGGGTGTTGGGGACGATTGAAAATATTACCAAACGCATCC
This Desertifilum tharense IPPAS B-1220 DNA region includes the following protein-coding sequences:
- a CDS encoding metallophosphoesterase, coding for MSLSFRFAIISDLHIALPQTIWDHPSRFHLVEVSIPALEQALTHLGELDLDFLLLPGDLTQHGEPENHAWLQQRLAKLPYPVYVVPGNHDVPVLEACDRAIGFAEFPHYYRKYGYRDPSQLYYSCEVLPGVRLIGLNSNQFDDRGKQLGYLDRPQLAWLETVLAQIKDEIVLVMVHHNVIEHLPDQAKHPLGQRYMLANAPVLLDLLHQARVKLIFTGHLHVQDIATSQNLYEITTGSLVSYPHPYRILQFHQDDRGHQELHIESHRIEGVPQWPQLGQTSREWMGDRSKPFMLRLLTHSPAQLTPEAAEEYVESLRYFWADIAQGDSLFEFPHFPPSLQAYFRRFGAVDDRGKPRFIDNHATLIL
- a CDS encoding AAA family ATPase; the protein is MNAEVEVSIDLPGYRTLEEVYASSSTLVYRGIREADGLPVILKLLKAEYPTFQELLQFRNQLAIAQSLNAPNIIQAYSLESYGNSRFLVLEDFGGIALSQYVANSPLPLKEFLAIAIQLADILNILYHQRIVHKDIKPANILIHPQTQHVKLTDFSIASLLPKEVQEIQNPNILEGTLAYLSPEQTGRMNRGIDYKSDFYALGVTFFELLTQQLPFPTLDPVELVHCHIAKRPPSVRDLNSRIPPILSNLVSKLMAKNAEDRYQSALGLKHDLEECLDRLETTGKIAAFPLGQWDACDRFSIPEKLYGRQTEVQTLLNAFERIAAETNSQAELILVSGASGVGKTAVVSEVHKPIVRQRGYFIQGKFDQFQRNIPLSAFIQAVRDLMQQLLCETDAQLAYFAERIRDALAPSAQVIIEVIPELEGIIGEQPAVPPLSGTEAQNRFRLLFQKFIQVFTTPQHPLVIFLDDLQWADSASLSLIRLLVGEMQSGNLLVIGAYRDNEVEPTHPLAVTIEQLIGDAQNNPLVHQIALSALKATELNYLIADTLCQSPPKTKPLTDWVYQKTQGNPFFATQFLKALHEEGAIAFNLKTGLWEFDLEQIQLFAQADDVVEFTAKQLQKLPDIAQQVLQKAACIGNLFDLRTLSLVCQTSPGAIARDLWPALQEGWIQPQNDLYKFFYQASDLENCQDRALMRQCTYKFMHDRIQQAAYTLIPKADKLGVHLQIGQLLWQQSSEEERENQLFAIVNQLNIGSSLLQAQCDRVELAQLNERAARKAKRATAYSVAIDYACQGLQLLPASSWTSDYKLTRRLHEVAAEVAYLQGDFERMQGWIQAVQENAQTLLDRIKVYEIAILSHVAQRQLLEAIALGLEVLAQLDCPLPLSPTPEDSATAIAQLKAIPTQYRIAQFADLPVMTDANALAALRIANNISTSCYLAVPNLFLLIVLKQVQLSIRYGNTAISAVAYARAGIGLCGALNNIEAGYEFGQLALSVSEQFGDPTTHTRVSLIVGALTLPWKDPLRLGLPLLEAGYQTGLESGNAEAAALSHYYEIQSRYVLGEELAELDARIVAHRDRIGQIKQEVYFNLCQQLRQVVLNLMGKSENPVELIGADYDERRSLSHYQRQNNLYALYCLHLHKLTLNYLFGDNTQALHHARQAERCLNGATAQPVVPLLYFYGALARLAIADTSPEPERSQLLAEVAQASAKLGHWASLAPSNFLHRFYLVEAERQRILDEHGDALEHYDRAIAYAKENQYQPDEALAYELAAQFYLNWGKERMAQNYLIDAYYSYTRWGAKAKVDALAARYPQLLAPILQTTRPLSKEPLSVSHKTVTSTSAGGASAALDFAAILKASQALSSEIQLEQLLSNLLQVTIENAGADKGVLLLLEDGQWRVEGVAQIGEAAQVLQSVPLEESQEIPLSLINQVKRQPQPIAINNATEHSFFLGDAYIQQAQPKSLLCNPIWHQGKLVGMLYLENRLTAGVFTSDRTQVLNLLCAQAAISLENARLYQRSQQTLEELKQAQQLLRLVIDNIPQWIFWKDRNSTYLGCNQSFAEISGAGSPAQILGKTDDDLKGLAIEKSLYRQCDASVIATGQPILDLVETKSPADGQPIWLQTHKLPLRDPQGEIVGVLGTIENITKRIQAEQLLKQQKDDLAAALQELQQTQFKLIQSDKMSALGNLVAGVAHEINNPVGFIAGNLKPASEYMQDLFGLVDLYQKYYPNPVPEIQEEIENIDLGYLKADFPELLNSMELGVERICNISNSLRTFSRADKDYKVPFNIHEGLDSTLLILKHRLKAHDERPAIEIIKKYGNLPTVNCFPGQLNQVFMNLLANAVDALEELYNSDLPSRHQADRYQIEVDTQMIEDRAIAIRIADRGIGMAEAVKQRAFDHLFTTKPVGQGTGLGLAIARQIVVEVHGGTIQLESIRGEGTAFTIALPLAAD
- the trmB gene encoding tRNA (guanosine(46)-N7)-methyltransferase TrmB encodes the protein MARVRVREHVNPLAEKYQTSIAPPQWDNLYGKVQQPLHLDIGCARGRFVLKMAQALPQWNFLGLEIREPLVEEANQIRDELGLTNLHYLFCNANNSLQPLLASLPVGVLQRVTIQFPDPWFKKRHQKRRVVQPELVEQLAIALPEGAEVFLQSDVEEVALQMRSLFDESPVFQPTTAGWLETNPLPIPTEREIATLARNFPVYRALFHKLNPTGQKDPHSEAQGGEGQTQING